The following DNA comes from Thermococcus sp..
CGAGCTGGTGCGAGACAACTAGGACAGCTTTTCCGGAATTAGCTAATTCCATAATTATCGAAATAAGTGTTTCCTTTGACTTCTCGTCTAGTCCCGTAAAGGGTTCGTCCAGAATCAGGACGTCGAAATCTAGCAGTAAAGCCCTCGCTATCGACGCTTTCCTCCGCGTTCCACCGCTGACCTCCTTAGGGTATCTCTCAAGGAACCCCTCTATGCTGAGCCTTTTGGCAACTTTAGAGGGGTTGCACTCTTTCCCTTTGAACCTCAAACCGAGGCAGATGTTGTCGCGGAGCCTCTTCCACGGGAGGAGGTAGTCCTCCTGATAAACGACCGAGATGTTGCCACTAACCGAGACCTCGCCGGAATCAGGCTTTTCAACGCCGGCTAAAATCTTCACGAGGGTGCTCTTCCCGGTTCCGTTCGGCCCGACTATGCCCACAACCTCGCCTCCCTCAACATCGAGGTCTATCCCACCGAG
Coding sequences within:
- a CDS encoding ATP-binding cassette domain-containing protein; this encodes MGETLVLVRNLEKSFNGEKILGGIDLDVEGGEVVGIVGPNGTGKSTLVKILAGVEKPDSGEVSVSGNISVVYQEDYLLPWKRLRDNICLGLRFKGKECNPSKVAKRLSIEGFLERYPKEVSGGTRRKASIARALLLDFDVLILDEPFTGLDEKSKETLISIIMELANSGKAVLVVSHQLEELFRVAHRVYVLGGRPAKVKKILRREELGKGAF